The Limnochordia bacterium genome includes the window CGTTTTTGTATTGAGGGGCGGTGGGAAAGGAGTATACCCGATGTTTCAGTGGATACAACAAGTTGACCCCGAGGTCGACAAGGCGATACAGTTAGAACTTAAACGGCAGAGAGATAAGATTGAGCTTATTGCCTCGGAGAATTTTACTAGCCTAGCCGTGATGCAAGCTCAGGGTTCTGTGCTTACAAATAAGTACGCCGAGGGATATCCAAATCGTCGCTACTACGGTGGTTGCGAACATGTAGATGTTGTCGAGCAATTGGCGATCGATCGGGCGAAGGAATTGTTTGGCGCAGAGCATGCGAATGTGCAGCCTCACAGTGGGGCACAGGCAAATATGGCGGTTTACTTTGCCGTGTGCGATCCGGGAGATACCATCCTAGGAATGAACCTTTCCCATGGTGGCCATTTGACCCACGGTAGCCCGGTGAATTTTTCTGGTAAGTGGTTTAATGTAGTGAGCTACGGTGTAGCAGAAGACACCGAACTCATAGATTATGATGCAATACAGCAACTTGCTTTGGAGCATAGACCAAAGTTAGTTATTGCTGGTGCTAGTGCCTATCCTCGGGTGATAGACTTTGCCCGGTTACGGGAGATTTGTGATAAAGCTGAGAGTCTTCTGATGGTGGATATGGCTCACATAGCTGGGTTAGTCGCAACTGGGATGCACCCAAACCCTGTACCATATGCGGATTTTGTGACTACCACCACCCACAAGACCCTGCGGGGTCCCCGGGGGGGTATGATTCTGTGCAAGGGCAAATACGCACAGGCGGTGGACAAGTCTATCTTTCCTGGGATCCAAGGGGGCCCCTTAATGCACGTAATAGCCGCAAAAGCTGTGGCTTTGAAGGAAGCCTCTACTCCTGAGTTTAAGGAGTATCAGCGTTCTGTAGTTGCTAACGCGAAGGCGTTGGCTCAGGGACTTTTGGATCAGGGTTTTCGCATTGTCTCTGGTGGCACAGATAACCACCTGATCCTAGTTGATCTTCGGAATAAGGGCCTAACGGGGAAGGAAGCGGAGTCGCTTCTGGATGCGGTCGGGATCACTGTGAATAAGAACACGATTCCCTTTGATTCTCAAAGTCCCTTTGTAACCAGCGGGATTCGCTTGGGGACACCGGCTGTGACCACCAGAGGAATGGGCGAGAGGGAAATGCATGTCATTGCAGACCTAATTAGTAGAACCCTAAGCAAAGAACACGCAAGCGATGACATCAAAACAGAGGTATTAGCCTTGACAGGTAAATTTCCTCTCTACTCAGAACTACAAACGGTAGAGTCTGTCTAAGCAGGAATTACGATGTGAGGGGATGAACTTAAATAGAGGTATTGTGCCTCAGGATCAACCAATTAGTGAAAAACAGATCAAAGGCATAGGACTCAAAAGAGGCGCCCCTTCAAGTAATAATACTAGGGTATGCGTCGTAGTGTTGACGCGTCTTCAATTTTCTGATTCAACAAAGGAGGAGAGCAAAATTGGCAGAGATGCTAGAGATTCGTTGGCATGGCCGGGGAGGTCAGGGTGCCAAGACTGCATCGATTTTGCTTGGTGAGGCAGCCGCTGCTGCGGGTAAGTATATCCAAGCATTTCCAGAGTACGGTCCCGAACGGATGGGTGCTCCTGTTACATCATACAACAGGTTGAGTGATGAACCTATTCGTCTGAACTGTAGTGTGACCAACCCAAAGTATGTAGTAATCTTAGATCCTACGTTAATCGGCAGTAGTGTTGATGTGCTCGATGGTGTTGGAGACGA containing:
- a CDS encoding serine hydroxymethyltransferase translates to MFQWIQQVDPEVDKAIQLELKRQRDKIELIASENFTSLAVMQAQGSVLTNKYAEGYPNRRYYGGCEHVDVVEQLAIDRAKELFGAEHANVQPHSGAQANMAVYFAVCDPGDTILGMNLSHGGHLTHGSPVNFSGKWFNVVSYGVAEDTELIDYDAIQQLALEHRPKLVIAGASAYPRVIDFARLREICDKAESLLMVDMAHIAGLVATGMHPNPVPYADFVTTTTHKTLRGPRGGMILCKGKYAQAVDKSIFPGIQGGPLMHVIAAKAVALKEASTPEFKEYQRSVVANAKALAQGLLDQGFRIVSGGTDNHLILVDLRNKGLTGKEAESLLDAVGITVNKNTIPFDSQSPFVTSGIRLGTPAVTTRGMGEREMHVIADLISRTLSKEHASDDIKTEVLALTGKFPLYSELQTVESV